TGCCAAAAATGAATCGCGTGTTGGCATCGGTAGCAAATGCCACAAGTTGATGCGGGGCAACCTTCACTTCGGAAAGCATCGCTCGACAAAGTGCTCTGGATTGCAGCGCCGTGAGAAGCTGCAGCGCAGGTTGCACTTCAGCTGAATCCAGCGCCCAGAAGCGACGCTGCACGCGGCGCACCGTCTCAAAGCCAGAGAGTATGGGCAAGCGCTGCGAACCCAAGAAGGCCGGCTCTGCATCGGCTAACAGTCCATCATCACCTACGAGCTTCAGCTGTCCTGAAACTACCGTCAGAGCGACAAACTGGCGCTCCACGATTTGAACACGAATCGTGTTTGGAAATTCTTTAGTAGCAATGGCTCGCTTAATCAGCACATTGGCTTGCAAAGTCTCTTCAATCTCTGCTAAGCTCACCTTTGAAAGCTCTCTGCCAAGCCAACTGCTCAAAGTGGCTTCAATCGCTTCAGTTCTTGCCAAGCGATTGCCGGTGATGACAAAGGCGCTCAGCGGTAAGTGCTGCGACCACACGCTTGCCAAAATGCCCAGCATCGTAAGCCCTGCCACTGCGGTAACAGCCCACCTGACCATAGAGGGCTCTGGCGCATTCGCCGCTGCGGTGCGCAAAGCAGAGACATCGGTGTGACTGATTGCAGCGCCTGTGTGCGACGGTTCGCTTGATTCAGATGATACCGCTGCGTCACTGATTGATTCTGCTTTCGGCGAAGGCGCGGCATACTCGCCTTTTGGTGCTGGCGGTGGCGTCTCGCTGAGTGGCGACATCGCCACGAACTGCTTGGGCACAATATCTTTTTCACTCATCTCACTCATTGCATCAGCAGAACGTCGGTGTGTTCAAAGCCAATAAGTTTGATTTCTAATTCAAGCGTAATGCCGAATTTTGCTTTAACGGCTTCACGAGCAAGGTGAATAAGCGCCAGCACGTCTTTGGCGGTTGCATTTTGGACATTCACGATGAAGTTGGCGTGCTTGTCTGAAATTTGTGCGCCGCCGTGCCGCACCCCTTTCAGCCCACAGGCTTCAATTAGCGCTCCTGCATAACGTGGGTTGCCCGCTTCATCAGGCGGTGGATTTTTGAAAATGCTGCCTGCATTCGGCAAGCTAAGCGGTTGCGTGGCACGGCGCTTTTCCATCCACGCCTTTCGACGCTGCATGGCCAATTCTTGCTCGGCTGGCGTTAGCCGTTGAAGACGCATCTCAACTGCCAGAATCACATCGTGCTGCAAATCGGTGTATCGATAGTCATAGTGAATGTCAGCCTTTTGTAGGCGCACAATACGCCCGTTCCGAATCACTTCGACCCACTCAATAAGGTCAAAAATTTCTCTACCATATGCGCCAGCATTCATCAGCACGGCACCGCCTAAACTGCCCGGCACACCCGAGAGATTTTCTAAACCGCCCAAGCCACGTTTCAAGGTTTGCATAGCCAGTGCAGGCAGGTCTGCGCCCGCTTCAGCATAGACCGTTTCGCCTTCGATAATGACCTTTTCCAAATTGTCGCGCAGCGAGATGACTGCACCACGCACACCCTCGTCGCTGATGAGAATGTTGCTGCCACGACCTAAGACACAGTAAGGCAGCCCGCGCTCGTAAAAAAAGTTCACCGCTCGAAGCACATCTTCCTTGTCAATTGGTCTTAGGAAAAAATCTGCCTTGCCACCGATTTTGAAGCTGGAGTATGGAGCGAGTTCTTCGCCCAAGCGAATTTCTCCGCGCACGGCTCGCACAAGGTCTTCCCGCACAATCATTTCAAGCTCAGTGTTCGAGTTGTGTAGTCAATAATGAGTTTATGCCCTTTGAAAAAGGGAAAGCCTAAAATCATCTCAACTTTTCGCTTCGGCGAGATGCCGACGAGGTTAAATTGATTGTGAATCATGGACATATCCATTACTGCGACACGTAAGCGTTTAGCAACCACTTGGTCTAATCGGATTTCATTGACGCGCACAAATTCAATAGAAATGGCGCCGCCAATGCCGTGTGCACTTTTTTCTTCGCTGGGCACTTCAATTGGCTTGAACTCCATCTCGCTAGCGATGTTCTGCGTGATAACACAGCCCGTTGCGCCTGTGTCGACAATAGCAGTTACCAGCCGCGATTTTTTTGCGCCAACAATTTCCGCCTTAACCAAAATGAGCGGCAATTGCCTCGACGCCAGTTGAAATTGAATGGACATTAGAGACTTCGTCCTTGTTTTTTGAGTTCGTCGACCACTTTGTCTGCAAATTTGGTAATGTCGCCTGCACCCATTGTGATAACCATATCGCCTTCCTGTGTGGTCTCTAAGACCGCTGCCAAAAGCAAGGTTCTATCTGGCACAAAGTGCACACGACGATGGTTTAATTTGGCCAGTTCATCAGCAATTATTTTGCCTGAGACGGTTGGGAAGTCTTCCTTTTTTTCTCGCGAGGGATAGACTTCCGTGATGAACACCGTGTCAGCTAAGCTGAGCGACGCAGCAAAGTCAGGGGCAAAGTCTCTGGTGCGCGAATACAGGTGCGGCTGAAAAACGGCAAGCAACCGTCGATTCGGCCAGCCTTGACGCGCTGCGTCCAGTGTGGCACGCACCTCGGTTGGGTGATGCGCATAGTCATCGACCACGATAATGCCACTGGTCGGCTTGCACTTGAGCTGAAAGCGCCGCCGCACAGGGTAAAACTGCTGAAGTGCGGCACGAACCTCTTCGAACGCTAAGCCAATTTCTTCTGCAACGGCTAGTGCGGCAAGTGCATTCTTCACATTGTGCGTGCCGACCGTATGCAGTTCCAGCGTGCCTAACTCTTTGCCACGATAGCGCACTTTGAAGTAGGTCTCCGTTTGCCGCTGCTCAACACTATGCGCGACATAGTCGCAAGTATCGCTGAGACCGTAGGTAATCACCTTCTGCTGAAAGAGATGTGCGATTTCCATAATCGTAAATTCATCGCCGCAACAGACAACGGCCCCGTAGAACGGGACTTTGTTGGCAAACTCTACAAATGCAGCCCGCACATCGTTAAGGTCTTTGTAAGTGTCTAAATGCTCCGCTTCAATGTTCGTAATCACCGCAATCGTAGGCGTCAGCTTCAAAAAAGTGCGGTCGTATTCATCAGCTTCAACAACCATAAAATCACTATCTCCGACAATCGCGCTGCCCTGCATTTGCGTCAGATTCCGGAAGTAATCGGAAATACCGCCGATAATGACAGTAGGACTAAGCCCGCACTCCTGCAGCACGACGCCAATCATCGTGGTCGTGGTGGTCTTGCCATGCGTGCCCGCAACGCAGATGCCAATTTTGTGACGCATCAATTCACCGAGCAGCTCATCGCGCTTGATAACGGGAATGCCACGCAGCCTTGCTTCTACCGTCTCAGGATTGGCCTCGGGATTGACTGCCGATGAGTGTGCTACCACATCTGCGCCTGCAATGAACTCCTTGCTATGCCCAATGCTCACCTTAGCGCCAAGTGCCTTGAGCCGTTCTGTAATCTCGCTTTGCTGCTGGTCGGAGCCGCTGACTTCAAAGCCAAGCCGAAGCAAGACTTCAGCAATAGCACTCATTCCTGCGCCACCGATGCCTACAAGGTGCACATGTGTGGTGCGTCCTAGTAGGCGGTATTTGATATGTCTTGTCTTCACGGCTCGCTATTGTGATGCTTTGGTGTCTTCGTTCTGCTCAGCTTGAAATGTTTTTGCCAAGCGAATGACGCGTTTTGCAATTTTTTCAGCCGCATTAGGCTTAGCATGCTGTTTGGCGTTTGCTCTAAGCAAAGCTTGCTGAGCTTCATCTTCCAGAAGCGCAAAGACCTTTTGCTTCGCTGCGTCTGTGCGAATGTCTTTATCCAAAATCAGTTCCGCTGCGCCACTTTCAGCTAAGGCTTCGGCATTGTGGAGCTGATGGTTGGCGGCAGCAAAAGGATAAGGCACTAAGATGGCTGCAGCCCCAACGTTGCATAGTTCTGCAAGTGTTGAAGCGCCCGCACGACAGAGCACCACATCCGCAGCAGAGTAAGCATAGTCCATTCGGTCAATGTAGGCGCCCAGCCAGAGATGCTGGCGTGTGCCAACGCGCGCCGCAATGGCTTCGAAGTCCAATTTGCCTGTCTGCCAAATCACGTTGAAGCGTAGTAGGGCTTCGCTGAGCCAGCTTTCCAGCGCTTGATTGAGAGAGCGTGCGCCCAAGCTACCACCAAAAACAAGCAATGTCTTGCGAGTAGCATCTAATCCAAAAAATTGGCAGGCTTGCTCCTTAGGATGCAAAGCCAGCGCCCGAGTCGGATTGCCAGTGACGAACACATTATCTTGGTCGAAGTAATCCAGCGATTCCAAGAATGAAAGGTGAACTTCATCAGCATGTTGCGCAAGGAAGCGCGTGGCAAGCCCAGGCTTTGCATTTTGTTCCTGAATTAGTGTGGGAATTCCCCAGCGCTGCGCTTGCCAGACTACTGGCGCACTGACATAGCCCCCTGTACCAACCACCACATCGGGTTCTTCTTGAAAGAAAAGCCGCTTGCACTCATTTAGGCTTTCATAGAGGCGAAACGGAAACTGCAAGTTGTCAAAGAACGCTTTGAGTGAAACGCCGCGCCGCAAACTTGGCGCAGAAATTAGATGCAGCGGGAAGCCTAACTTGGGCACTTCCGTTGCTTCAATGCCGCGTTCTGTGCCTACAAATGAAATGACCGCCTTAGGCTCCAGCTTCAAGACAGCCTCAGCAATGGCTACGGCAGGATAGAGATGCCCACCTGTGCCCCCGCCCGCAAAAATGATTCTCATCGCTCGCTTGCATTGACCGCATCACTTTTGTAAGCTTTTTTCGCTAACCGCTTGCGCTCACGCGAGATGCTAAGCAGCACGCCTACGCCAAACGCATTGAAAAGCATTGCACTGCCGCCGAAGCTCACAAATGGCATTGGCAAACCTGTGGTGGGCAAAAGATGACACGCCACACCGGCATTGATGAACGCATAAAGTCCGATTGCCACAGTAATGCCATAGCCTAAGAACTTGCCAAAGTCGTCCAGTGCGCTTTGTGCAATCAAGACACCACAAGCAACCACGCCCCCAAAGAGCATCAGCAGCACAACCGCACCGATAAACCCATACTCTTCTCCGAAGACTGCAAAGATGAAATCGTTGTAAGAAGCAGGCAGAAAAAGCTCACGCTGCTTGCTTGCGCCGATGCCAAGTCCAGTCAGTCCACCATTCCCCAGTCCGATAAGAGCTTGCTCGATTTGGTAACTGACCTTTTCGCTGCCAGCGCCGATGAAAGCCATCAGTCGCTCTTTGCGATAACCCACTAAGGCAAAACTGGCGGCAAGCGGCAAAATAGAAAGCGCCGTTAGGCTCAGGTGTTTTAGGCTTGCACCGGCAATGAAAAGCATTGAAAAACCAATCAGCATAATGACGACGGCTGTGCTGAAATTCGGCTCGAAAGCCACCAGCGAGCCAATCGTGACAATCACTATTAGCATCGGGTAGTAGGCACGCTCCAAATCTTTGATATAGGCACGCTTGTCTGCAATCATCGCAGCTAGATGCATAATTAAGGCATACTTGGCAAGGTCAGAGGCTTGAAACTTGAAGCGTCCGTAGCCAATCCAGCGCGCTGCCCCGTCAATAACCTTTAGCCCTTTAAGCACAAGCAACGCTGCCAGTAGAAGAATGCTTACGACCAAAACAGGCTTACTAATTTTTTTCAGCCACTTGTAGTCAAGGCTGCCTACGATGAAGATTACAACCAGTGCCAGCAAGGCGTAAGTTGCTTGCCGCCAGAGAAAGTAGGCTTCGCTTTGAAACTTCGTGGCTCCCCAGCCTGCACCGCTGCTGTAGACTGCCAAAACCCCGATGCACATCAGCACGACGACCAAAAGCAGCAGCAGCTTGCCCGCAAGACTTTCAAAAGTCTTCTCGGGAATCAGGCTGCCAGTAACCCACTGCCCTAGCATACCTGATGCACGCTCACCCTTGCCTGCCGATGTAGCGTCGTCTTTTCCCGAAAGCGACGGTATGTGGTCGACAATGATTGACATATCGTTAATTGGCTAATAAGTTGCCTTTCCAGTGAAGACCCTCAGCCGATGGAGCGGCTCTCTCTCGAAGAGAGACCGCTCTCGACTGAAGTTGCATCACAATTTGAAGGCTATCAAAGAACAGAACGAAAAACTTTGTAGCTACAGACTATTCACAAGGCGCTTGAACACTTCACCACGCTCTTCAAAGCCGCTGAACATATCAAAGCTGGTGCAAGCAGGTGAAAGCAGAATTGTGTCACCCGCTCGTGCCGCTTTGTAAGCTTGTCGGACGGCATCGTCCATCGTGTCTACTTTCTGCACGGCAACTTTACTCGAGAATGTCTCATAGATTTTGTCTTTGGACTCACCAATCGCCACAATGCGCTTCACTTTTTGCTCTACAAGCGGAATGACTTTTGAGTAATCATTGCCTTTGTCACGTCCGCCGAGAATCAGCACAATCGGTGCAGGAATGGTATCTAGCGCATACCACAGAGCATCGACACTGGTGGATTTTGAATCATTAATGAATTGCACGCCGTCCAATTCTCGGACGAACTCTATGCGATGCTCGACGCCCTGAAAGCCTTTGATGCTTTCACGGATAGTCTCAGTGCGCACCTCCATAGCGCGAGCGGCTACTGCGGCAGCCAGCGAGTTATAGACATTGTGCTTGCCGCGAAAATTGATGTTGTTCGAAATTTCTTCTTCCCTCATCAGAACTTCCTTTTGACCGTTGAGCTTCAAGATGAGATAGCCTGCCTTGAGGTAGCCGCACTCGTCAAACGACCGACTAAGGTCGCGCTCGAGGCTAATAGGCAGGAAGCGCATCTTTAATTTTTCTCGCACCGATTTCTGACCAAAGTGCTGCCGAAGCGTATCGTTATCCAGATTCACGACCAGTGCATCGCTCTTGGTCTGCTTTTGATAAATGCGATACTTCGCTGCAGCATAGTCTTCAAAAGTGGCATATCGGTCTAAGTGATTGGGCGTGATGTTTGTAATCACAGCAACCTTGGGCTTGTAGGTGTAGCAGTGCTCCAGTTGAAAGCTGCTGGTTTCCACGACAGCGACATCACGCTCTGTCATTTCATCGACATAGTCTGAGAAAGGCTGACCGATATTGCCGACAGCAAAAGCACGGTATCCCTTTTCCTTTCCATCACGCTCGAAGATGGCTTTGGCAAGCAGCGTAGTCGTGGTTTTGCCATTCGTGCCTGTGATAGCAACGATCTTTGCCTTGCAAAACCAGCTTGCCATTTCAATTTCGCTGTAGAGCTTGATTTTGGCTTTCTCAAGCTCTCTGACCACAGGGGCATTGGAGGGCACGCCCGGACTGATGATACCGAAATCGGCGTCAAAGATTTTTTCCGTATGCCCGCCAAATTCATACTCAATTTTAAGGCGCTTTAGCTCCGACTCAAGCACAGGGTCTTTAAGCGGTTCTCGCTCCGTAAGAAAAACCTTTGCACCGTGCTGCCTAAGCAAGCGTGCGGCAGCCAGACCGCTCCGCTTGCCGCCGATTATCACCACATGCTTGCCTTTGACTTCCGTAGCCTTCATCGCAGTTTGAGCGTAATTAAACTTGTTAGGGCTAAGAGAATCGTAATAATCCAGAATCGAATCACAACCTTCTCTTCTGCCCAGCCTAAGAGCTGAAAATGATGGTGAATCGGCGCCATCTTAAAGACGCGCCGTCCCTCCCCGTATCGCTTTTTGGTGTATTTGAACCACCCGCGCTGAATAATGACAGAGAGCGTTTCAATGAAAAAGATGCCTGCCAGTACAGGCAGGAGCAATTCCTTCTTGATCAGTAAAGCAATGACGGCAATCGCACTGCCTAATGCTAATGAGCCTGTGTCACCCATGAAGACCTGTGCGGGATGCGCATTGAACCATAGAAAGCCCATACATGCTGCGGCAATTGCCAGTGCCAGAATCGTTACTTCCCCAGCTCCCTCGATATATGTGATGTTGAGGTAATTAGCGAACTTGACATTTCCCGTCAGATACGCAAAGCCAGCGAGCGTGAGCACCACAATCGCCGAGCAACCAGCGGCTAAACCATCTAAGCCATCGGTCAAATTCACAGCATTTGAAACGGCGGTGATGATGAAGATGCACACAGGGATATAAAAGCCGTTGTAATCAATAAACCAATTTTTGAAAAATGGCACCTCAGTTTGAGAGAGCAGCACATTAAACTTGGGCACAAGGTAGGTATAGATTGCAACGAATAACCCAAGCGCAATCTGCCCTGCCAGCTTATACCGCTCCGCCAAACCCCCTTTGACTTTCTTCACCACTTTGAGGTAGTCATCATAAAAGCCAACCGCACCCATCCACACCACCGAGACCAAGATGAGCCAACTGAATGAATCAGTTACTTTCGTCCACAGTAGCCCCGCCACGACGATGGAGAGGATGATAATCAATCCGCCCATCGTGGGAATACCAACTTTCTTACGATGCGACTCTGGTGCTTCCTCTTTGATAGGCTCAATCACTTTCGTCTTCAAGTAATCAATGATTTTCGGACCAAACACCATTGAAACCAGAAACGCTGTAACGGCCGCTGCGCCTGCTCGGAATGTGATGTAGTTAATCACGCCAAGACCCGGAATGTCGTAGATGTCGTTTAGATATTTGAGCAAGTAATACAGCATGCGGCTGTGCAGTTTAGATTTGTTTATGCATTCGAAAAGTCTTGCTCTCGCTCTGACAGACCAATGGTGCGCGCCCCTTCTAACAAGGCATTGAGTACTTCTTCCATCTTCATGCCACGTGAGCCTTTGAAAAGCACTGCATCACCCTTTTGCACCACTGCCTTTATGGCAGCGACCAAATCACGTTTGCATAGAAAGTGCTGCACCGTTTTCAAGGCAGCCGCTTCGCAAGCCGCTTTCATTGCTTCGCCATATCCGAAAAGCACATCAATGCCGAGCTGAGTCAAATACTCACCGAGTGCACGGTGCTCAGAAGTGGTAAAGTCTCCCAGTTCCAGCATATCGCCCAAGACTGCAATACGCTTGCCTTGACAGACCACTGCCCGCAAAGCATCTAAGGCTGCACGCATAGAGTCAGGGTTGGCGTTGTAAGTGTCATTGATGATGAGCACGCCGTTATGCTCAAAGACAGCCATGCGCTTGAGGGCTGGGTTGATGTCAAAGCGTTCTAAGGCATCTTTGATGCGCACCAGCGGAATACCAAAGTTGAGTCCAACGGCTGCTGCAGCGAGTGCGTTGAAGACATTGTGCCGCCCGACCAAACGCAGTTGCACAATCTCTTCGGCATCTTGCGTTGCAAGTTTGAAGGTCGCCGTGCCGTGTTCAGTAAGACGAATGTCTTCTGCCCACACGTCTAATACTTCGCGCCGTGCAGAGTTACCTGCGCGAACCGTGCCGTAAAGAATCTTCTGCATCACCTTTTCAGCCACTTGGAGCACATTGGGGTCGTCCGCATTGACAAATGCGCTGCCACCTGTCTGCCCGAGCCACTCGAAAAGTTCGCCTTCAGCTTCTGCGATGGCTTCCACGCTGCCAAAGAACTCAATGTGGGCTTTGCCAATGTTAGTGATAAGCCCATGCGTCGGTTCAGCAATAGCACATAGCATGCGCATCTCACCAGCGTGATTGATGCCCATCTCCACGACTGCAATTTCCGTTTGCTCGCGCAAGCCAAAGAGCGTAATCGGCACGCCAATATGATTGTTGAGATTGCCTTCGGTGGCAACTGTCTCGTAAGTAGAGCGCAAAACCGCTGCTGTCATTTCCTTTGTGGTGGTTTTGCCACTGCAGCCACCGATGGCCACCACTGGCACTGTAAATTTTCGCCGATAAAGCTGTGCCAGCGTTTGCAACGCACGGAGCACATCTTCCACTACCAGCAGTTTTTCGAAGAACTCATGCTGATGCACGCGATACCATGCTTCGCTGACAACAGCAAGACGAGCGCCCTTTTGCAACGCCGATTCTACAAAGAGATGACCATCGGTGCGCTCACCCTTGAGCGCAAAGAAGATTTCACCGCCTTTAAGAGTACGTGAATCAATCGCAGCTACGGGTGCTACAATTGGCTCAAACGCTCCAACCAATTTGCCTACAGCTGCCAAGTCTTTTTCAGAAAGACCGACCACGCTTACCCTCCTTTTGAAAAATGGCTTCGACGACGGCTCGGTCGTCAAACGGATACCTCACGCCACCCATCTCTTGGTAGGTCTCGTGTCCTTTGCCAGCTACCAGTAGAACATCGCCTTGACGAAGCAGCGAAATGCCGTATTCAATTGCGTCCTGCCGATTCGTAATGCGATAAGTGGGCTTGGTGTGCTGCAGCCCTGACTCAATGTCGTCCAAGATTTTCTCGGGGTCTTCGCTGCGAGGATTGTCCGATGTGAGAATTAGCACATCAGCAAGCTGCTCAGCGATACGTCCCATTTCAGGGCGTTTGCCTCTATCACGGTCGCCGCCGCAGCCAAAGAGCACAATCAGTCGACCGCCTTGTGGTAGCACTTCGCGCAGAGTGCGAAGAACGTTCTCCAAAGCATCAGGCGAGTGGGCGTAGTCAATCACCGCACAGCGCTGGTCGCTTGACCAAACTTGCTCCATGCGACCACGCACACCTTTGCACTTCGATATGCCTTGAATGATGCGATGATGCTCAATCCCCAGAGCTAGGCCTGCAGAATACGCCGCCAAGATGTTGTAGAGATTGAATCGCCCAATCATTTCAAAGGAATGCGTGTGCAGCTCGCCTTGCACATTTAGAACAACCGATGTTGACCCCAACTCATAGCGCAGAACCTTAGCAGAGACCGTAACGGCGTTTGGCTCACTGTGCGCTACTGCCCCATTGCTGCAAAGACCGTAGGTCATCACAGGAGCTGGGCAGTCGGCGACAATTCGCTTACTATATGCATCGTCCGCGTTTGTTATCGCTATGGCATCTTTATCCAAGCTGTCGAAGAGCCGTTTTTTGGCGCGAAAGTAGTTCTCCATCGTGCCATGAAAATCCAAGTGGTCGCGTGAGAGATTTGTGAAGACGGCCACTTGAAAACGAATGCCAACCGTGCGCTGCAGCGCTAGCGAATGTGACGAGACTTCCATCACACAATGGGTGCAGCCAGCGTGAACCATTTTGTCAAAGAACTGGTGCAGCTCGACGGCTTCAGGCGTGGTGCGTTCTGCTTCCAAAATTTCATCGCCCAAGTGATACTCTACGGTGCCAATAAGCCCTGTCTTCCAACCGTTTGCCTCCAAGATGGACTTGATGAGGTAGCTGGTGGTAGTTTTGCCGTTTGTGCCCGTGATGCCGACGATGGTGAGCTTGTCGCTCACGTTGCCGTAGAAAGCTTTTGCCAAGACCGCCAGAGCCCAGCGCGAATCTGGCACGACGAAATAACTGCACTCTGGCACCAAAGTCGCAGGCAGTGCTTCGCATACAATACCGACAGCTCCGCACTGCACCGCTTGCTCGATGAAGCGATGTCCATCGGTCTTGAAGCCGCGAATCGCTACAAACAGTGCGCCAGGCGTGGCTTTGCGTGAGTCATAAACCACTGCTGCGACTTCTTTGTCGGCGTCAAGATGATGCGTCTCTTTCGGCATCAAAAGCGATTGAACCTCACCAAGCTTCATTTTTA
This genomic interval from Chloroherpetonaceae bacterium contains the following:
- a CDS encoding UDP-N-acetylmuramoyl-L-alanyl-D-glutamate--2,6-diaminopimelate ligase, giving the protein MKLGEVQSLLMPKETHHLDADKEVAAVVYDSRKATPGALFVAIRGFKTDGHRFIEQAVQCGAVGIVCEALPATLVPECSYFVVPDSRWALAVLAKAFYGNVSDKLTIVGITGTNGKTTTSYLIKSILEANGWKTGLIGTVEYHLGDEILEAERTTPEAVELHQFFDKMVHAGCTHCVMEVSSHSLALQRTVGIRFQVAVFTNLSRDHLDFHGTMENYFRAKKRLFDSLDKDAIAITNADDAYSKRIVADCPAPVMTYGLCSNGAVAHSEPNAVTVSAKVLRYELGSTSVVLNVQGELHTHSFEMIGRFNLYNILAAYSAGLALGIEHHRIIQGISKCKGVRGRMEQVWSSDQRCAVIDYAHSPDALENVLRTLREVLPQGGRLIVLFGCGGDRDRGKRPEMGRIAEQLADVLILTSDNPRSEDPEKILDDIESGLQHTKPTYRITNRQDAIEYGISLLRQGDVLLVAGKGHETYQEMGGVRYPFDDRAVVEAIFQKEGKRGRSF